One genomic window of Numida meleagris isolate 19003 breed g44 Domestic line chromosome 1, NumMel1.0, whole genome shotgun sequence includes the following:
- the LOC110398845 gene encoding 3 beta-hydroxysteroid dehydrogenase/Delta 5-->4-isomerase-like, with protein sequence MSLVGVRCLVTGAGGFLGQRIVRLLLEEEEALAEIRLLDKAFSREALWSFGKFQGKTEVIILEGDIRDVAFLQRACQGVSLVIHTASIIDTLGLVEKQLLWEVNVTGTQMLLEACARCNVQHFIYTSTIEVAGPNCKGDPIFNGDEDTPYESTSKFPYAQSKRLAEESVLKADGWTLKDGGMLITCALRSMYIFGEGCPFLQGHLDKCLLNKNVYLRFSRKEALVNPVYVGNIAWAHVQAAKALQVPQKAKHIRGQFYYISDDTPHMSYADLNYELTKELGFGIEPCLPMPLTMLYYFSLLLEIVSFMLRPFVRYIPSTNRHLVTLLNTPFTFSYRKAQKDFGYVPRYTWEEAKRCTSQWIASMVPQRREYLKSKKA encoded by the exons ATGTCACTGGTGGGGGTACGCTGCCTGGTGACCGGCGCGGGAGGGTTCCTCGGCCAGAGGATCGTTCGCTTACtgctggaagaagaggaagcGCTGGCTGAGATCCGGCTGCTGGACAAAGCCTTCAGCAGGGAGGCACTCTGGAGCTTTGGCA agTTCCAGGGCAAGACTGAGGTGATAATCCTGGAAGGGGACATCCGAGATGTGGCGTTCCTTCAGCGTGCCTGTCAGGGGGTCTCACTCGTCATCCACACGGCATCCATCATCGACACCTTGGGCCTCGTGgagaagcagctgctctgggaagTCAATGTGACAG GTACTCAGATGCTGCTGGAGGCATGTGCTCGTTGTAATGTCCAGCACTTCATATACACCAGCACCATAGAGGTGGCAGGCCCAAACTGCAAGGGCGACCCAATTTTCAATGGTGATGAAGATACACCTTATGAGAGTACATCCAAATTTCCTTATGCCCAGAGTAAGAGGCTGGCAGAGGAATCTGTGCTGAAGGCAGATGGCTGGACGTTGAAGGATGGAGGCATGCTCATCACCTGTGCCCTGAGATCCATGTACATTTTTGGAGAAGGATGCCCATTTCTTCAAGGTCATTTGGACAAGTGTCTGCTGAATAAAAATGTCTACCTGCGCTTCTCCAGGAAGGAGGCTTTAGTAAACCCTGTGTACGTGGGGAATATTGCCTGGGCGCATGTGCAGGCAGCCAAAGCTCTGCAGGTCCCACAGAAAGCCAAACATATCAGGGGGCAGTTCTACTACATCTCAGATGACACTCCTCACATGAGCTACGCAGACCTAAATTACGAGCTGACCAAGGAGCTAGGCTTTGGAATTGAGCCCTGCCTCCCCATGCCTCTGACAATGCTGTATTACTTCTCGCTGCTGCTGGAGATTGTGAGCTTCATGCTCAGGCCCTTTGTCAGGTACATCCCCTCTACCAACCGCCACCTGGTCACTCTGTTGAACACCCCCTTCACTTTCTCCTACAGAAAGGCACAAAAGGATTTTGGCTACGTGCCCCGTTACACGTGGGAAGAGGCAAAGAGGTGTACCAGCCAGTGGATAGCCTCCATGGTCCCACAGAGGAGGGAgtacttaaaaagcaaaaaggccTAA